Proteins found in one Pectobacterium atrosepticum genomic segment:
- a CDS encoding PLP-dependent aminotransferase family protein, whose translation MAKFEQLAHQIREQLQEGIWQPGDKLPSLREKSLHAGMSLMTVLHAYQLLESQGLIVSRPQSGYYAAPQLAATPADNLYSPVGQDRVQLTEDVDVNAFIFDVLQASKDPAVMPFGSAFPDPQLFPQRQLTRSLASVARHMQPQSALDNLPPGNESLRKNIAQRYALQGIAVSPDEIVITAGAMESLNLSLQVLTEPGDYVVIESPAFYGALQAIERLKLKAIAIATDPQQGIDLDALQQALHDYPIKACWLMTNFHNPLGCTLSWEKKQRLVAMLENHGVGLVEDDVYSELYTGLQRPLPAKALDKKGTILHCSSFSKNLVAGFRIGWVAAGSYAGSIQRLQLMSTLSTSAPMQLAIADYLATSSYDSHLRRLRRALEQRKHAALQSLRRHFPGEVRINHSQGGYFLWLELPEGVSSTELYRRALERGVSIAPGKMFTTGDKYDRYFRFNASYDWDDRCEQSVIALASLIRAQLSSRMT comes from the coding sequence ATGGCAAAGTTTGAACAGCTCGCTCACCAAATCCGTGAACAGCTTCAGGAAGGTATCTGGCAGCCGGGCGATAAATTACCCTCGCTGCGGGAAAAATCACTGCATGCAGGCATGAGCCTGATGACGGTGCTGCATGCGTATCAACTGCTGGAAAGTCAGGGGTTGATTGTGTCGCGCCCACAATCGGGTTACTACGCGGCACCTCAGTTGGCCGCAACGCCAGCAGACAATCTGTATTCGCCCGTTGGGCAGGATCGCGTCCAGCTTACCGAAGACGTGGACGTCAATGCGTTCATTTTTGATGTACTTCAGGCCAGCAAAGATCCGGCGGTGATGCCCTTCGGATCGGCATTCCCCGATCCGCAGCTTTTTCCACAGCGCCAACTGACGCGCTCGCTGGCCTCGGTGGCGCGTCATATGCAGCCGCAAAGCGCGCTGGATAATTTGCCGCCGGGTAATGAAAGCCTGAGGAAGAATATCGCCCAGCGCTATGCGTTGCAGGGCATTGCCGTTTCGCCCGATGAGATTGTTATTACGGCAGGGGCGATGGAGTCCCTCAATCTCAGCCTTCAGGTGCTGACGGAACCGGGTGACTACGTGGTGATCGAATCTCCCGCTTTTTACGGTGCGCTACAGGCGATTGAACGTCTTAAACTCAAAGCCATTGCGATTGCTACCGATCCGCAGCAGGGCATAGATCTTGACGCGCTACAGCAGGCATTGCATGACTACCCGATCAAAGCCTGCTGGCTGATGACTAATTTCCATAATCCGCTTGGCTGCACGCTGTCTTGGGAGAAGAAACAGCGGCTGGTGGCGATGCTGGAAAACCACGGTGTTGGCCTGGTTGAGGATGACGTCTACAGCGAGCTTTATACCGGTCTGCAACGTCCGTTGCCAGCCAAGGCATTGGATAAAAAAGGTACGATTTTGCACTGTTCCTCCTTTTCTAAAAACTTGGTAGCCGGGTTCCGCATCGGCTGGGTGGCAGCAGGGAGCTATGCGGGAAGCATTCAGCGTTTGCAACTGATGAGTACATTATCAACCAGCGCACCGATGCAGTTGGCGATTGCGGATTATCTGGCGACCAGCAGCTATGACAGCCACCTGCGCCGCCTGCGACGGGCGCTGGAGCAACGAAAACACGCTGCGCTACAGTCTCTACGGCGACACTTTCCGGGCGAAGTTCGTATTAATCATTCACAAGGCGGCTATTTTCTCTGGCTGGAATTACCTGAAGGCGTCAGCAGCACTGAACTCTACCGGCGTGCGCTGGAACGGGGTGTCAGCATTGCTCCGGGCAAAATGTTCACGACTGGCGACAAATACGATCGCTACTTCCGCTTCAACGCGTCCTACGACTGGGACGATCGCTGCGAACAAAGCGTGATCGCATTAGCCTCGCTGATTCGAGCGCAGCTATCCTCTCGTATGACCTGA
- a CDS encoding glutamine amidotransferase, protein MSEKVLLVIQLGQPPEGIASQVGQQGKWFSDAVQDNSQPVQVVRPDLGEPLPPFDTLAAVIISGSWSMVTDRLEWSEYTAGWLREAYYADVPLLGVCYGHQLLADALGGKVGDNPNGKEVGVQVVTTHDAAAQDPLLRDYPSQFGAYLTHQQSVLEAPAGAQVLASSAMDGCQIIRYSEKVLTVQFHPEFNADIMLTCLRHTETALRQGGWDVDRMMDIQQEPVWARKILLDFVQRYAAK, encoded by the coding sequence ATGAGCGAAAAGGTATTGCTGGTGATTCAGTTGGGCCAACCGCCGGAAGGTATTGCCTCTCAGGTTGGGCAGCAGGGGAAATGGTTTAGCGATGCGGTACAGGATAACTCTCAGCCAGTACAGGTGGTTCGTCCCGATCTTGGGGAACCGCTGCCACCGTTTGATACGCTGGCAGCGGTGATTATCTCTGGCTCGTGGTCGATGGTCACGGATCGACTGGAGTGGAGCGAATACACCGCAGGCTGGCTGCGCGAGGCGTATTACGCAGATGTGCCGCTGCTGGGCGTGTGTTATGGGCATCAACTGCTGGCCGATGCGCTGGGCGGCAAAGTAGGCGACAACCCGAACGGCAAGGAAGTCGGCGTTCAGGTTGTGACAACTCATGACGCCGCAGCACAAGACCCCTTACTGCGTGACTATCCATCGCAGTTCGGCGCTTACCTGACCCACCAACAGTCGGTGCTGGAAGCGCCAGCAGGTGCTCAGGTGCTGGCGAGTTCAGCGATGGACGGTTGTCAGATTATCCGCTACAGCGAGAAAGTCCTGACCGTGCAGTTCCACCCAGAATTCAATGCGGACATCATGCTGACGTGCCTGCGTCATACTGAAACGGCGCTGAGACAGGGCGGTTGGGATGTCGATCGGATGATGGATATTCAACAAGAGCCTGTCTGGGCGCGTAAGATTTTGCTGGATTTTGTACAGCGTTATGCGGCGAAATAG